The nucleotide window GGTTCCAGAACCTTCGCCGCCCCCAGTTCCTGCACTGGCACCTGCCCCGACGCCTGCACCTGCACCACCGCCAGCTCCGGCCATCTTATGGGGAGCCGGTTCGGGCAGCGGCATGGCTCCCTCGCCAGCGGAACCGGCTGCGCCAACGCTATCGGCCTTTGCCTCAGGAGGAGCCCCGTTACCATAGCCTTCCGCCTCACTGGGAGCCCGACCGGAGGGCTCGGCAGCGGGAGCATCAGCAGGACCGGCATCCGGTTTGCCCGATCCAGCACCGGCTTCCGGGACAATGTCAGCCATACCACCGCCCATTGCTCCACCAGCCCCTCCCGTTCCGGTGGCGGGCAGAGAGCCGGCAGGCCCAGCAAGCCCTGCCCCACCAGCGGCCAACCCGTTGGGCGTGCGTTGCCCCGGGGCCACAGTCGCGCCAACGGTAGGAGCGGGAGAACAGCGGGCGCTCTCGGCAGCATTCATCTGCATCAGGGTGTGAAGCTGATGTTGCAGATCGACAAGACGTGCGACATCCGTCCGGTTGCCTGAAGCGCACCAGCTCGCTTCAAAGCCCAGAATCCTGATGCCGCAAGCCTTAAGTGACAGACCTGCCAACCCCGTGACCAGAGCCACGAAGCCCACCCACAATGCGACCACAACCGCCAGACGCGCGCCTTTCATCAGATCAGGTCTACTGCGTCTGCATCAGGGTTTCGACCTGGCTGCGCAGAGCTGCCACTTCAGCCTCAAGCCTTGCAATCTGGTTGGCCGGACCATTGTTCGAGCGGGCGGCGGCCAGCTCGTTCTGCTTGGCGGCCAGTGCGGCTCTCACCCGGGTCAGTTCTCCCTGCTGGGCGTAGAGATTGGCCTCGGCATTGGCTTCCTGATACTGACGCTGGGCGGCGATGCAGGCGATCAGAACCGGCATCCAGCAACCCCTGCCGCGGGTATCGTCCCCGCTGTCCTTGCGGTTGCCGGGCGTCCCTTCGCCACCAGAGCCGCCCAGCGCTGCGCCATTTGCGGCAGCTCCGGCGCCGATGCCAAACCGGGTTTCATTACCCGCAACGCCTTGAGCGGCCCCTCTGAACCCTGATGGGGTCGTTTCTTCCGCACTGTCTCTGGTATTGTCCTGGGCCCTATCCGGGGTGGCAGCAAAGTCGATGTCCGAAGAGCGGATATCGAGCGGATCGAAACCAGTCGGGGAAGCCGTTGCCGCCCCAACAGCGGCACCGGCGCCCGACCCTGCCTCGCCCAACCCGACATCAGCAGCCGGAGCTGCAGACGCAGGCGGCTGTGCTGCACCGTTTACATCACTCTCGTCACTGGCTCCACCATCGCCAAGTTCCATCATCAGGTGGGTCAGTTCCGTGAGATCATAATGTTCAGGCAGGAATTGCCCTATGCCGCGCAGCAGATGGTGGGTCATGCGATCGGCATTGGCGGCGACACCCGCCGGCACGATGCCCCAGTTGGTGATGACCGGCTGACCGTTGACCACCAACAGGTCACTCTCGAAGGACAGGATATTGAGCCAGCCAAGCAGCATCCGCGCTTTCGGTTCATCGAACCTCTGGATCCGTGCCAGCAGGTCGCCGATGAAGGAGCGCAAGATGGTGGCAACCCGCACCCTGCTGGTCTGATCAAGAGTGCCCCATGTCTGGATCTGCCCGGTACCGTCGCCGTACCAGGCCACGGTGTGCAGCGTATCGTTTTCGTTGCGCTTCACCGCCGGAGAAGAAAACAGCCGCATATAGCGTGGCATGGTGGCCGACAGGAAGCCAACGCCATCCTCATAGGTGTCCAGAATGGGAATACCCTGAAACCTGATTTCTTCTTCGTTGCCGTATTTGCTGCTTTTAAGGAAGCTGTGCTGAGCGTTCACGAAAATCCAACCCCCAGAAAGACCTCTTGACGATCAAAACAATAATCGAAACAAAATCTAAACCATAAATTGAGTGACATTTCCTTTTTAAACACAAGTAATTTTTTTGCAACCATAAGATTCAATTATCTGTATGTTGCTGCAAACAAATACCTATTTTCTAAAACAAAAGGCTATAGCTATCAGAAATTTGGGATTTTTCACGCATTTTTGGTTGATTTTCATCCATTTTGTTATCATTGAATACAACCCTTAATACGTACTTACACAAATATATGCACATGCCTCTCTGGCATGGAAGTTGAGCCAGAAGCAGCTGGCAAGCCTGCATTCTGCTACCCGCACGGTGATGTTCTTGAACATTCATGCCGTCAGCCCACGAGCCCTAGGGAACCGGGGCCCTGGTACGGCAATAGAAAAGAGGGCTCCCCGAAAAATCAGGACGCCCCTTCCTTCCACAGCCAATCTGGATTTCTGGACCTGCAGTTAGTGGTCATCGGACCCGACCTGCGCATCGCGCAAGATCGATCTGGCACGCGGCGAACAACGCACAGCAAGATCCCGCGCCGTCTCGGTGGCGACCAGCCTGAATAGGGCCAGTTACAGGGCCAGAACCGGCGCCATTGCATCTCCTGCAGCTTCCAACGACCCAGAGGGCCTTGCTAAAGGCACCGGGCTTTTCGTGTCCGCATGAACATCTGCAGGAAGGATTCCAAGGATAGCCAATAGCCCATTTCCATGCAACTCGGGTCAATGCTCCACAGGAACAGCAGGGCCTCCACTCCTGTTTTCCAGACAGCACACACTGCAGGAGCGTTTCGCCCCTGTTTTTGCCTCGATCTCTCATTTGCCGCCAAAAACCATGAGCATCGGCCAGAGGCTCCGCCATTCGGTCCTTCATCTTACCCCGACGAGGAAGCCATAAACAGGGCGTCCGACGGGTCTGCATGTTTTCAAGTGAATGAAATTTTCTTTCGACTTGCCAAAAAATGCCGGTTTTGCAATATTGACACCGGTCTCAATGGCGAATTATCTATAAGACCTCATATAATGTCACTAAGGATCTCGGTATGAACGATCAAGTCAAGAACTACGGTTTGGATGAAGCTATCGCTGCAGTGGCTGCGCGTGGCACCATCTCCGAAATTTATTTTGTTGCATGTGGCGGATCCTATGCCCTCCTGCAGGAAGGGCAATATGTGGTCGACCGTGAGGCCAAGGCGATTGCCTCCTATGGCTACAGCTCGGCGGAATTTCTGGCACGCGCTCCCGTGCGTCTTGGCAAGAACTCGCTCGTCATCACCTGCTCCCATTCGGGCAACACCCCGGAAACCGTTGCGGCCACCGAATACGCCCGCAAGGCCGGTGCACTGACCATCTCCCTGACCAATCTGGCTGACTCGCCGCTGGACAAGGCAACCGAGAACACCGTCTTCTATGAATGGGATCCGCTTTCGGTAACCGGCAAGCACAATTCGGTCATGCTGCTGCTGCTGGTCTGCGGCATCCTCAACAAGCTCGAGGGCAACAGCAAGTTTGATCTTGTCAGCAAGGCTGTGCCAGCACTGCACGAGAAGGGCGAAGCGCTCAAGGCGAAATATGCCGCTGCCGCTGCCGAATTCGGCGAAAGCCACAAGCGCGAACCGGTCATCTACACGATGGCATCGGGTTCCAACCACTCGACCGCCTATGCCTTCGCCATCTGCCTGTTGCAAGAAATGCAGTGGGTTCATTCGGCCTGCATCCATTCCGGCGAATATTTCCATGGTCCGTTTGAAATCACCGATTTCGATACGCCGATCATCATTCTCAAAGGCCTTGGCAACGCACGCAAGATGGACGAGCGCGCCCTTGCCTTCGCCGAGAAATATTCCAAGCGTCTGTCTGTACTCGACGCTGCCGATTTCGGCCTCGAAGCCCTTGCAGGCGAGGCTGCCGAATATCTGACCCCGATCATGTTCAACCTCGTTCTGCGTCTCTATGCTGTCGAGCTTGGTGATCGCCGTGGCCATCCATTGACCGTCCGCCGCTACATGTGGCGCATGGAATACTGATCACTACGGGCGGGGGGCCTTCCCCTCTGGTCTCCTGCCCACCCTCTCCTCCTCCCGAACAACAGATACGTGGCGCATGAACAATTCAGACACTTTCCGGCGGGAAAGCGGTCCATTAGAATTCCAGCGACAAGACAGCAATTGAAAGCCCACTCAATGACCCTCTTCAAGAACAAGCCATCCCTGCTTGGCATCGGTGACAATGTCGTCGATTTCTACAAAGACCGTAGTGAATTCTTCCCCGGCGGGAATGCTCTCAACGTTGCTGTTCTGGCCAAGCGGTTTGGCCTTGAGAAAGCTGGCTATATCGGCCTCGTCGGCAATGACGTCGAAGGTGAGCATGTCATCAAGAGCCTGAAGGCTGAAGGCATCTGGATCGATCGCATGCGTCAGGCCTGTGGCGAAAACGGCAAGGCCGTCGTGCATCTGGACGAGAAGGGCGATCGGGTCTTTCTGGGCTCCAACAAGGGTGGCATCCAGCGCCAGTTGACCCTGCGCATGGAGGAAGTCGACCTTCAGGCCGTCGAAGAGCATGGCTGTGTCCACACCTCGGTGTTCAGCTATCTCGAAAACGAATTGCCGAAGATCCGCGAACGCGCCAATGCCGTATCGTTCGACTTCTCCTCGCACCTCGACATGGACTATGTGAAAAGCGTCGCCCCCTCTATCACGATGGCCTTTTTCTCTGGCTCGAAACTCGACGATCAGGGCATCGATGATCTGACTGCCACCGTTGCCGGCCTCGGCGTTGAAACCGTCGGCGTGACCCGCGGATCAGACGGCGCCTTTTGGCAGGTGGCTGGCAAACGCTATCGCCAGGGCATCAAGCCGGTGGAAGTCACCGATACGCTCGGTGCGGGCGATTCCTTCATTGCGGCCTATATCAGTGGCATTCTGATGGGGCATTCCGTCGAGGAATCCCTTGATGAAGCCGCAAGCTTTGCCGCAGACACCTGCACGCGGTTTGGCGCGTTCGGCCATCCCTACAAGGTGGAAGAAGCCTGAGCAGATCGGCGGACCGACAAGCATCAGCAGACCATCGGACGGGCGGCAGCAATGTCGCCCTTTTTCATGTCTGCCCTATCGTCATGCAGCCTGATGCACAGCATCACTCTGGTTGATTGACGGACTGGGGTGGAACGACCGACTGGCGGTTGATGATCTTCATCTTGATGACGTGGCTAAGGGCCGGTTCGGTGCTGCCTTCGATCCGCTTGATGAGCTGCTCGGCACTCCAGCGTCCCATTTCGGAAACCGGCTGGTCGATCACCGTGATGGTCGGCCGGGTCACTTCGGTCCAGTCGGCATTGTGGAACGCAATCAGCGACAGCTCGCCGGGCAGTTCGATGTTGCGTTCCTGCGCCTGCTTGAAGATTTCGAGCGCTACGTGACTGTCCGAAGCCAGAATGGCCGTTGGCCTTTCGGGCTGATCGAGCAGGTTGCTGATATCGGGTGCCAGCCCCCGTTCAGGATCAGAGTTGAGAACAACGATGCTATCCTCCTTCTTCAGTCCGGCACTGGAACAGGCAGAGAGGAAGCCCTCGATACGGCGGCCGACAGAGGATGTCGGAATCAGCCATTCCCCGTCGTCGCTCCGCCGCTCTTTCTGGGTGGCAGTCACGAAGGCCAGCCGTTTGTGACCGGCGTCGATGAACTGTGCCGTGGCGTTCGCCGCAGCCTCCAAGTCGTCGCTGACAACCGTATCCACATTCAGACTGGGGATCTCGCGGTCAAACAGCACCATGGCGCATTTGAGCGACTTGAGATTCTCGAGGTGGGCGATTTCGTAGCGGTTAGCGGGTGCGACGATTAGTCCATCCACCTGTTTTCCCACCAGAACATTCACAGCTTCACGTTCCACATCGAAATTTTCGTCGGAATTGGCAAGGATCACATTGAAGCCATGGGCGTTCAAAACGTCGGTGATGCTGCGCACCGCGATGCCGAAGAAGGAGTTCTCGATATCGCCCACGACAACACCGATGGTCTTGGACTTGCCTGTGGTCATCGACCTGGCAAGTTCATTTGCTCTATATTTCAATGCCTTGGCAGAGGCCTGCACCCGTTCGCGAACCTTTTCACTGGTCACACCATAGCCGCCGAGCACGCGCGCTGCGGTTGACTTTGAAACATGGGCGTGCCGGGCAACATCGGCCACGGTTACGGATGAGGACTGAAGATTCTTTTTTTCCATAATTTAAATGCCTACAGACGAGTTGACGCGCAGTCAAGTTCATCATAGTCTTTCATTGAGACCGGTCTCACTAATGAGGATCGGCCTAACAAACGCCAAATTCGCAACATTTTCGACTTTGTCGGTTCAGCCAATCTTATGCCTGGTCACCGACAGAGACCCAATGGAGAACAGCATGAAGCTCACCAATCTTTTCGGCGTCACCCGCCGCTCGTGCCTGGCAATGATGTCAGGCCTCGTTGTATCTCTTCTCGTAGCTCCCGCCAACGCTGCAGATGGAAATCCATACGGTCTTATTGATCCGACCACCATCATGGTCGGTACGATGTCAGACGCAAAGCCATATGCCTTTGTCACCGCTGACGGCACCTTCTCCGGCTTCGACGTGGAATTCTTCCAGGACATTGCCAAACGCCTCGGCTTCGAAAAAGACAAGGTTGTTTTCGTCGGCCAGGACTTTGCTGCCCTCATCCCTTCCGTTGCCAACGGCCGCTTTGACGTTGCAGTCGGCGCCATCGGCACCACTGCAAAACGCAAGGAAGTCGCAGACTTCACCGATGGCTATCTGGCTGGCTTCCTCTCGGTCCTGACCGCTGACGAGTCCTTGACGACCATCGAGAGCCTGAAAGACAAACGCCTCGGCATCGTTCAGGGCACGCTGCAGGACGACTACGCCCAGAAGCATTTCCCGGATGCTCAGCTGGTCCGCTTCCCGGACAACAACAGTGCTGTTGCTGCCATGAACAACGGCATGATCGATGCACACTTCCTCGACTATGAAGCTGCCAAACAGTTCGGGGTGAATTTCCCGAACCTGAAAGTCATGCAGAACTACGCATCCTTCGATGCTCCGGCCGGCTTTGTTGTTCGCAAAGGCAATCCCAAGCTTCTCGACGCCCTCAACGAAAAGGTCCATGAAGCCATGCAGGATGGCACCTGGAAGGAACTGTACAGCAAATGGTTCCCGGGCAGCCCGATGCCTGAACAGTATCTGCCAAAGAACTGATGCCTCGGCATCCCGCATAACCAGCTTACCGAAACGCATCGAGGGCGGCGCAATCCGCCCTCGATGCGGCAGAAAATACGCATGATGATATGCGTTTCAGTTTCGGCCACTCCCCACCTTCCCGTCACGTCCGGCCTACAACTTGCATGGATGTGACCCGGCATTGAAACGCAGACCTCATTCTCATGATCAGGGCTTCTCGCCAGACGGTAACAAACGGGACAACAAATAAATGGATTGGTTAGAAACCTTACGGCGTAGCTTTCTGGACTTTGATGCTATGGCCTCCGTTCTGCCCAGCATGTTCTACATCGGGCTCAAGAACACTCTCATTCTCGCAGCATTTTCAACCTTCTTCGGCGTCGTGATCGGAATTGTGCTGGCTGTCATGGGCATTTCCCACTCACCATGGCTCAAGCTGCCCGCCCGCATCTACACCGACATTTTCCGCGGCCTGCCTGCAACGGTCACCATCCTGTTGATCGGTCAGGGCTTTGCCCGCATCGGCAGGGAGCTGTTCGGCCCCTCCCCCTTTCCGCTGGGGATCGCGGCGCTCAGCCTGATTGCCGGCGCCTATATCGGCGAAATTTTCCGCTCAGGCATCCAGAGCGTCGACAAGGGCCAGATGGAAGCCTGTCGCGCCCTGTCCATGAGCTACGGTCAGGGCATGCGGCTGATCGTGGTGCCTCAGGGCATCCGCCGCATCCTGCCAGCACTGGTCAACCAGTTCATCGGCAACGTCAAGGATTCGAGCCTTGTCTACTTCCTCGGTCTGCTCGCCTACCAGCGCGATCTGTTCCGCGTCGGGCAGGATCAGGCCGTGGTGACCGGCAACCTGTCGCCGCTGCTTCTGGCGGGCATATTCTATCTCATCATCACGGTGCCGCTGACTCATCTGGTCAACTATATCGATGACCGGCTGCGCACGGGCAAGATCACCCGGCAAGCCCCTGTTTCCGGCCTTGAAGAGGTTTCCGAGCAGGCTGCCCAGACCACTGTTCGCTCCGTCCAGAAGCCGGATTTCAAGGGTGGCAGCCTGAAGATCTCGAACCTCACCATGGCCTATGGCGAAATCGAGGTGCTGAAGGATGTTTCGCTGGAGGTTCCGGCTGGCTCGGTCACCTGTGTCATCGGTCCTTCCGGGTCGGGCAAGTCGACCCTGCTGCGCGGCCTCAACCGTCTGGTCGAGCCAAAGTCCGGTGCCGTTACGCTGGATGGCAGCAACGTGCTGACCATGCATCCGGAAATCCTCAGACGCCGCATCGGCATGGTCTTCCAGCAGTTCAACCTGTTCCCGGACCATACCGCCCTGCAGAATGTCAGCCTTGCCCTCAACAAGGTCAAGAAGCTACCGCTTTCCGAGGCGCGGGCACTGGCCGAAGAGCGGCTTTCCGACGTGGGCCTTGCCTCGCGCATGAACCACCGTCCGGCTAACCTGTCCGGTGGCCAGCAGCAGCGCGTGGCCATCGCCCGCACACTGGCCATGGAGCCGGAAGTCATCCTGTTTGACGAGGTGACGAGCGCGCTCGATCCTGAACTGGTCAAGGGTGTGCTGGAACTGATGACGGATCTTGGCGAACGCGGCATGACGATGATCGTGGTCACCCACGAAATGGGCTTTGCCCGCAAGGTCGCAGATCAGGTGGTATTCATGGATGAAGGCCGCATCGTTGAAGCCGGAGCACCGGAGCAGATCTTCGACAATCCGAAGAATGAGCGTCTCAAACACTTCCTGCAGGAAGTGCTCTAGCAGCACAAGGGGCAGAAGGCGCCAGTGCGCGCCTTTTGCCTTGCTGTCCCGACTGTCTGCCCCAACTGACCGATGACCACAACCTCCCCCATGGGGGAGGTTTATTTGCATTTACCGGAAAGAGGCAGCGGTTGAGTGCAAGAGCATGCTCCGTGAAGGCCCCGTTGCTATCCGGGCTCAATCCAATAAAGCCAACACGAATGGGTTGTTTGACATGGGAAGACATTCCTTGTTGTTTGCTCTTGTGCGGCAGTCCCCGCCTGCTCAAATTGCCCATTAGCCCGGAAAACATGCCAATCATGGGGCTCCTGATCCGGTGCGCGCGCAACTGGATCCACACCAACCTCAACAAGAATGTGCAGATTGAGGACATGGCCAGCTGTGTCGGAATGAGCCTGCCTTCCTTGCGGCGACACGTCCGCACGGCCACCGGCATGGGCCTGCAGCAATATAAGAAGCCCTTCGCCGACAGGCCGCCCGCCACTCCCTTCCGGCGGGCACCGAAGTGAAGCCGTGCTGCCTTGTGTCACTAAGCGAATTGTCCAATCCGTGCTAGACTGGGAAGATGGCAGGAGCTCTCCGAGGTGATCGGCAAGTGAACAAGAGGACCTGCCGGATCATTCTCAGGGGAGTATCTGAGCCATGCGAGGAAACGGAATGGGATTTGGAATGGGGATCGGCTCTGGCGGCATTGGTAGCTGGCTGATCTTGATCATCGGCATCCTGATCATCGCCGCTCTCATCAAGTATCTGCAGAAATAGGCCTTTCCATCTTGTGACAACGCGTATCATCGCGGCAGGAACTGGCCCGAGAACCTTCAAGCCGTTGCCGCATAGCGGCCTTGCGATCATTCGCGGAATTGTGACTTCCATATGCATGATTTTGTGACATCATGTCCGACGAATGGCGAATCTGTTGCAAGAGAGGAACGGCCGGGAAATGATATGCTTTGCTGCACGGTTTGGATGGATCGGGAACATGCTCCTCCTGTTGGGCGTGATTTCGTTCGTCTATTTCGGCAGCCACTTTTCCCATCCTGTCATGGCGACAGCGAAGCCACCGAGCCAACCGGTCATGGAAGCGCTTGCTTCTGCGCTGGTGGAATCGGTCACCCAACCCTGCAAGACATCGCCAGCGGCACCTGCCAAGCAGCAGGGGCAATGCAGCGCCAAGGTTCTGACCCTGACCACCGTGCCATCGACCTTCGGCCTGTCGCCTGACGACGAAGCATTATCTTCTGGCGGTCAGGTCTTTTCAGCCCGTATCTACTCCCCGGACCCGCCGCCGCCCCGTTTTGCCTGACGGCAAATCCATGTCCGATTCGGTTTCAAATGAAGGCATCGTCTGACCAATAAGTGCCTTTTCGCGCTTGAATGCTCTGATATCAGCAGCATTTGGGCGGTTGAATCCCGGACATCCAAGCCTTGAGTATTAACCCGTAGATCCCCATATGTTGTGTTCATGCTGTTTGACAGTGGAATATGAGCTTTGTGGCGGATCTTGATCGCTCAGTGGCCGAAAGTTGCCTCAATTGAGGCCGAATATTTCTGGAAGACAATCTTCCCCGTGCAGTCTGGCCAGGTAGCTGGGTACCGATAAGGTGCCCGGTTGCAGACACTCCAGCTTGAGGCTTGGTGAGAGCCTTATGCTTGGTGGTTGCCATTGGCCAAATTCCACGATCAAAGTGAGTGACGAAACGTGAGACAAGAAAAAGATACGCCGCCATCTGTCGGGTTGGACCAAATAATGCCCTCCCGCCGCGGTTTCATCAAAGGCTCGGCCCTGATGAGCTTCGGCCTTTTGGCTGCCTGCAGCACCCGCACCAAGCCAACCCTTCCCGACCCCGGCCTCTCCAGCCCGTTTGAAGTGATGTATGGTGCGATGCCCGACGAGCAGTTCCCGCTGCCCGCCATCGACCTCAGCAAGATCAACAAGAAATTCCTGCGTCAGGAAGTAGCCTACGCGACCGACGAGAAGGTCGGCACGCTTGTTGTCGACACGCAGAATTTTTTCCTCTATCTGGTGGGCGAGAATGGCCGCGCCATCCGCTATGGCGTTGGTCTGGGACGTGCCGGTTTCGAATGGTCAGGTCGGGCTGTTGTCGCCCGCAAGGCCGTCTGGCCGACATGGACGCCACCGGAAGAAATGATTGCCCGCCAGCCCGAGCTGGAAAAATGGAGCTGGCGCAACGGCGGCATGCCTCCGGGGTTGGACAACCCGCTTGGCGCCCGCGCCCTCTATATCTATCAGAACGGGAAGGACACCCTTTACCGACTGCATGGCACCGCCGAGGTCTGGTCGATCGGACGAGCCGTCTCCTCCGGCTGTGTGCGCCTGCTCAACCAGGACATCATCGACCTGCACCGCCGTGTGCCTCCGCAGACCCCGATCGTGGTGATCTGAGTCGCGTTGCTGCTTGAACAAGAACGGCGGGGATTACCCCGCCGTTTTTCATTCCATGCTCGTATCAAGCTGGGTCGTTCCTGCCCTAGGCCTTGAGCCAGCCTTCGAGCTTTGCTTCGTCCGGCAGACCACCGGCGTGGACCAGCTTGCCATCGATGGCAATGCCCGGTGTGGACAGCACGCCAGCCATGGCGATTTCCTTGGGGTCGGTCACTTTTTCCACGTCGGCATCCAGCCCCAGTTTGGCGGCTGCATCACGCACCATCTGGGCCGTTGTCTCGCAGCGTTTGCAGCCGGGACCATAGACTTTAACCTGTTTCATGACAGTCACTTTCCTTTTGTCACTCTTGCATTCCAGTTAGAAAATCGCGTTGAACAGGAAGCCGACGGCGAGAATGCCGCAACTTACCACCGCGATGAAGACCGCGATCAGGCGCAGGGTCAGCACCTGTCGCAGGATCAGCATTTCCGGCATCGAAAGCGCAATCACGCTCATCATGAAGGCGAGGACGGTGCCGAGTGCGGCTCCCTTGCCGAGCAGCGCCTCGACGATGGGAATGACGCCAGCAGCATTGGTATAGAGGGGCACGCCCATGACCACGGCAACAGGCACAGACCACCATGCGTCGGCGCCCATGATGTCAACCATCAGATCCTGAGGCACATAACCATGGATCAGCGCGCCAAGCCCGATGCCGAGGATGATCCAGACCCAGACCTTGGCGAGGATCTCGCGCACGGCCTCATAGCCCAGCTTGTAGCGATCGAACATGGTCAGCGTCTCGCCGCTGAAATCCGCCGGAGCATTGGCCCCCGAATGGATATCCCGGACCCAGTCCTGCAACCAGCCCTCCAGCTTCAGCTTGCCGATGACCCAGCCAGCAACAATGGCAACGCCGAGGCCGAAGAACAGATAGGTCAGCGCCACGTTCCAGCCAACCAGACCGACCAGCAGGATGAGCGCAACCTCATTGACCATGGGTGCCGCGATGAGGAAGGAGAAAGTCACTCCCAACGGCACGCCAGCCGAGACGAAACCGATGAACAGCGGCACGGCAGAGCAGGAGCAAAAGGGGGTCAGAATGCCAAGGCAGGCCGACAGGACATTGCCAACACCCTCGCGCTTGCCAGCCAGCAGGGCGCGGGTCTTCTCCGGGCTGAACCATGAGCGCACCACCCCCATGGCGAAAACGATGAGGGTCAGCAGCATCAGCACCTTGGGCACGTCATAGAAGAAAAAGGCGATCGCCTCACCGGTGTGGCTGTGCCGTTCGACAGGAAAGAGCGACGTCACCGCTTCGGAAAAGGGAATGAGCCAGCTATAGACCGTCCACCACAGCGCAAGCCCGATCACCGTTGCCACGATCAGCGTAGCAGGGCCCGGTTTGCCAGCTCTTGTCAACAGGGAGCCACGCTCCCCGGCTGTCGAGATATCGTCTAGCATGCTTGCTTCTCCGTCAGGTCACAT belongs to uncultured Cohaesibacter sp. and includes:
- a CDS encoding LacI family DNA-binding transcriptional regulator → MEKKNLQSSSVTVADVARHAHVSKSTAARVLGGYGVTSEKVRERVQASAKALKYRANELARSMTTGKSKTIGVVVGDIENSFFGIAVRSITDVLNAHGFNVILANSDENFDVEREAVNVLVGKQVDGLIVAPANRYEIAHLENLKSLKCAMVLFDREIPSLNVDTVVSDDLEAAANATAQFIDAGHKRLAFVTATQKERRSDDGEWLIPTSSVGRRIEGFLSACSSAGLKKEDSIVVLNSDPERGLAPDISNLLDQPERPTAILASDSHVALEIFKQAQERNIELPGELSLIAFHNADWTEVTRPTITVIDQPVSEMGRWSAEQLIKRIEGSTEPALSHVIKMKIINRQSVVPPQSVNQPE
- a CDS encoding L,D-transpeptidase; the encoded protein is MPSRRGFIKGSALMSFGLLAACSTRTKPTLPDPGLSSPFEVMYGAMPDEQFPLPAIDLSKINKKFLRQEVAYATDEKVGTLVVDTQNFFLYLVGENGRAIRYGVGLGRAGFEWSGRAVVARKAVWPTWTPPEEMIARQPELEKWSWRNGGMPPGLDNPLGARALYIYQNGKDTLYRLHGTAEVWSIGRAVSSGCVRLLNQDIIDLHRRVPPQTPIVVI
- a CDS encoding AraC family transcriptional regulator, producing the protein MPIMGLLIRCARNWIHTNLNKNVQIEDMASCVGMSLPSLRRHVRTATGMGLQQYKKPFADRPPATPFRRAPK
- a CDS encoding PfkB family carbohydrate kinase, translating into MTLFKNKPSLLGIGDNVVDFYKDRSEFFPGGNALNVAVLAKRFGLEKAGYIGLVGNDVEGEHVIKSLKAEGIWIDRMRQACGENGKAVVHLDEKGDRVFLGSNKGGIQRQLTLRMEEVDLQAVEEHGCVHTSVFSYLENELPKIRERANAVSFDFSSHLDMDYVKSVAPSITMAFFSGSKLDDQGIDDLTATVAGLGVETVGVTRGSDGAFWQVAGKRYRQGIKPVEVTDTLGAGDSFIAAYISGILMGHSVEESLDEAASFAADTCTRFGAFGHPYKVEEA
- a CDS encoding permease; this encodes MLDDISTAGERGSLLTRAGKPGPATLIVATVIGLALWWTVYSWLIPFSEAVTSLFPVERHSHTGEAIAFFFYDVPKVLMLLTLIVFAMGVVRSWFSPEKTRALLAGKREGVGNVLSACLGILTPFCSCSAVPLFIGFVSAGVPLGVTFSFLIAAPMVNEVALILLVGLVGWNVALTYLFFGLGVAIVAGWVIGKLKLEGWLQDWVRDIHSGANAPADFSGETLTMFDRYKLGYEAVREILAKVWVWIILGIGLGALIHGYVPQDLMVDIMGADAWWSVPVAVVMGVPLYTNAAGVIPIVEALLGKGAALGTVLAFMMSVIALSMPEMLILRQVLTLRLIAVFIAVVSCGILAVGFLFNAIF
- a CDS encoding ABC transporter substrate-binding protein, whose product is MMSGLVVSLLVAPANAADGNPYGLIDPTTIMVGTMSDAKPYAFVTADGTFSGFDVEFFQDIAKRLGFEKDKVVFVGQDFAALIPSVANGRFDVAVGAIGTTAKRKEVADFTDGYLAGFLSVLTADESLTTIESLKDKRLGIVQGTLQDDYAQKHFPDAQLVRFPDNNSAVAAMNNGMIDAHFLDYEAAKQFGVNFPNLKVMQNYASFDAPAGFVVRKGNPKLLDALNEKVHEAMQDGTWKELYSKWFPGSPMPEQYLPKN
- a CDS encoding thioredoxin family protein produces the protein MKQVKVYGPGCKRCETTAQMVRDAAAKLGLDADVEKVTDPKEIAMAGVLSTPGIAIDGKLVHAGGLPDEAKLEGWLKA
- a CDS encoding SIS domain-containing protein, producing the protein MNDQVKNYGLDEAIAAVAARGTISEIYFVACGGSYALLQEGQYVVDREAKAIASYGYSSAEFLARAPVRLGKNSLVITCSHSGNTPETVAATEYARKAGALTISLTNLADSPLDKATENTVFYEWDPLSVTGKHNSVMLLLLVCGILNKLEGNSKFDLVSKAVPALHEKGEALKAKYAAAAAEFGESHKREPVIYTMASGSNHSTAYAFAICLLQEMQWVHSACIHSGEYFHGPFEITDFDTPIIILKGLGNARKMDERALAFAEKYSKRLSVLDAADFGLEALAGEAAEYLTPIMFNLVLRLYAVELGDRRGHPLTVRRYMWRMEY
- a CDS encoding amino acid ABC transporter permease/ATP-binding protein, yielding MDWLETLRRSFLDFDAMASVLPSMFYIGLKNTLILAAFSTFFGVVIGIVLAVMGISHSPWLKLPARIYTDIFRGLPATVTILLIGQGFARIGRELFGPSPFPLGIAALSLIAGAYIGEIFRSGIQSVDKGQMEACRALSMSYGQGMRLIVVPQGIRRILPALVNQFIGNVKDSSLVYFLGLLAYQRDLFRVGQDQAVVTGNLSPLLLAGIFYLIITVPLTHLVNYIDDRLRTGKITRQAPVSGLEEVSEQAAQTTVRSVQKPDFKGGSLKISNLTMAYGEIEVLKDVSLEVPAGSVTCVIGPSGSGKSTLLRGLNRLVEPKSGAVTLDGSNVLTMHPEILRRRIGMVFQQFNLFPDHTALQNVSLALNKVKKLPLSEARALAEERLSDVGLASRMNHRPANLSGGQQQRVAIARTLAMEPEVILFDEVTSALDPELVKGVLELMTDLGERGMTMIVVTHEMGFARKVADQVVFMDEGRIVEAGAPEQIFDNPKNERLKHFLQEVL